The genomic segment CCTAAGAATGTTTTGAACTCCTGCGGGCCGCGATAACGTAACCCCAACAGCGCTTTCTTTGCGGACTCTTGAAACGGCGCTGAATCAAAGCCTGCTTTGAATCCCGCCTTGAGTTGAGCAATGATCGCGTCGGGGGTTTCGGGCGGCGCCGCTAAGCCGCGCCAGGTTCCATGAACCAGTTCGACGCCCTGTTCGCGCATCGTGGGGACATCCGGCAAACTGGAAAAGCGCGCATCTGACATAACGCCCAAGCAGCGTAAAGTTCCCAACTCTAAATACTGCAAGACCTCCGCCGGACTGACCGAGACCGCGTCAATGTGTTTGCCTAGCAACTGCGTCACCGCAGGCTTAGCGCCATTGTGGGGAACATGAGTAAATTCTACGCCGGTTTCTGATTCGATTTTCAACGCGCCGATGTGCCACACCGCGCCGGGGCCTGAATTGCCGATGGTCACGGCGCCGGGATTCTGCTTGGCATGTTCGATAAACTCGGCGAGCGTCTGCCAGGGGGAATCAGCGTGGACGGTAATCGCCGCCGGATCTTCATTGAGTTGCATGACGGGCTTGTAATTCAGCGGCGATAAGTCGACGCGCCCTAGCGGCTGGTAGGTGCACAGTTCATAGGTAATCATGGTCACGGTATAGCCGTCGGGCCGCGCCGTCGCGCCGAACGAATGCCCCACCGCGCCCGAACCACCGGGGCGGTTGAGTACGTTGACCACCGTTCCAAACGCGTCGCTGGAGTGCATCGCCAACGAACGCGCCAGCGCGTCAGTGCCGCCGCCCGCGTCCCAGGTCACCACAATCGTGATCGGCTTTGATGGAAAGCGCGACTCGCGTTCCGCGCAGCCGATAAAAAACACACAAACGCATAGCGCCAGTAGTACCATTCGCCCCAAAGATTTCATTGCAATTCTCTCTACTTTATTTGCCCTCACCCTAGCCCTCTCCCAGAGAGAGAGGGAACGCTTCAATGCTTAGTTATTGATTAGAAGCCATCTCAAAAATGATGAACATTACGATTCGCGATCAAAGCGTCTCTAACCTAAATTGACCTGTTCAGGCGCGGGTGTATCTCTCTGAGCGCCTGTGCAAAAGGGCCTGAAAGCCCGCACCGAAGCGAAGAGAGAGATACCCGCGCCATTCGCAAGATTACTAATTTTTAATTTGAGATGGCTTCTCGTTACCTCGCTTGGATGTTTATTTATTTTTTTTTCGTTGTCTTCCATTCTTCAAAGTCGGCTTTGATTTCGTCAGTCCATTTCATGTCGATTTCGCCCGGCGTGTATTTGCCCTCGCGCAGGCGCAAGTGACCGAACTCATCGCGCAGCCGTACTTCCTCAGAACGCTCGCACACTTCTTCCGCAAACTGCGGCGGGATAAAAATCACGCCTCCTCGTCCGCCCAATACCACGTCGCCAGGCATGACGGTCGCTTCATCAATACGAATTGGCGTATTGATTCCTAATAAGGTCACATCCGCGATGCCCGTCGGGTCCATTCCGCGAATGAAGACGCCGAAATCAGGCAGCGGAAAGATGCCGTCAATGTCGCGTACGCCGCCGTGAATCACCATGCCGGTTTTGGTTTTCGTCCAGATCGAGTTGGCGAGATTGTCGCCCGCGAAGGTACCGTCTTTGACCTTGCCGAACAAGTCGATCACGATCACGTCGTTCTCTGACAGGCGGTCGATCACCCACGAATTCTGCCCGCCCTTGTTACCTTGTTCTTTACCGATGGCCTCAGTCACGCCGTCGAGGTCAGGGCGCTTGGGCACAAACGCCGCCGTCAATGCGCGCCCCACTAAGACGCGGTCGGGATGCAGGTTCATCCACTCGCCGGTGAATTGCAGGCGGTAGCCTTTGCCGTGCAACACGCCCCAGGCTTCTTCAATCGAGACCTCTTTCATGCGTTCTAAAATTTCATCAGGAACGCGCGGGCGCCCGTCGTCAAAACGCGGGTACGGGTTATCGGGCGTATACTTGATGAGTTCTTCTTTGCTGAATGTGCCAAACTGTGCAAACGAGGTTGCGCAAAATAACAACGCCGCCGCCAGCGGCAATATTCTCATTCGTTTCATTTTCTTATTCCTCTCTAATTCAATCCATCAATTCATTACGACCACAAACGGTCCCACGAACGCATCTCGTTCCATTGTTCCGTCGGTTCAAACAAGCCGCCTTCGTCAGGATGCAAATGTTCTTTGATAACTTCTTCATTCACTTCGATGCCCAGGCCGGGGCCTTTGGGTACCGTGATAAAACCCTTATTGATGATGGGTTTGGAGATGCCGTCCACCATAGTGTCCCACCATTTGACGTCCACGGAGTGGTTTTCGAGCGCGATAAAGTTTTGCGTCGCCGCCGCGCAATGGACATTCGCCATGCAGGAGATCGGCGTTCCAGCGAAGTGCATCGCCATCGCAACGCCTTTGGCTTCGGCGTAGTCGCCGATGCGCTTGGTTTCGAGAATACCGCCCGACGACGCCAGGTCGGGGTGAATCATATCGACTGCATGCGCGTCGCACAGTTTGATGAATTCTTCTTTGAGATAAATGTCTTCGCCAGTCAGCGTCGGCACGTCAATCGCTTCAGTGATCTGGCGCCACATGTCGGTATATTCCCAAGGCACTAAATCTTCGAGCCACGCCATTTGATACGGCTCCAGCGCCTTACCTAAGCGGATGCAGCTGTTCACGCCGATGTGCCCGAAGTGGTCCGCCGCCAGCGGCAGTTCATACCCGACTTCATCGCGAATCGCGCCGACAAAGTCCGCAAGAATGCCAATGCCTTTGTCGGTCAGTTCCATCGCAGTGAACGGGTGTTTGACATAAGAACTGGGCCAGTCGCCCAACGGACGCGTCACCGTGTTGGGAATATCGCGCAGCATGTTGGCGCCGAGATCCATCTTGAGAAAGGTGTAGCCGTCTTTGACGCGATCTTTCATCCGTTGCGCATAAATCTTGGGATCATCCGAATAGGTCGTGTCGCAATACATGCGTATTTTGTCGCGGTATCGTCCGCCCAGCATTTGATAGACAGGAACGCCGTACGCCTTGCCTGCCAGGTCCCACAGCGCCATTTCGACGCCGCAGACGCCGCCCGCCTGGCGGCCATGATGACCAAATTGTTTGATCTTCTTGAAAATCTTTTCGACGTTACACGGGTTCTCGCCCAATAGGCGGCTCTTTAAAAATAACGCGTATTCCTTCGCCCCGCCGTCGCGCACTTCGCCATAGCCGGAGATGCCCTGATTGGTGTCAATGCGAATCACAGGAACCCGCATCGGCGCCCGTTGGACCACCGCAATACGAAGGTCGGTAATTTTTAATTCAGAAGGCGCGGAACTACGATTGACGCCCTGCGCAATCGCCTCATCAGTCCAGATGCTGGAAAACAAAGTGGATGCGCCCAGTCCCGCGACGCCCGCCGTTTGTAAAAAAGAACGGCGTGAATGCAAGTTACCCTTTTTGAAAATATCACCCATAATATTTTTTCTCCCGCAGATAATTGGCGAAATGGAAATCGCGTCAACAATACAATATGCCTATCTCTTTTATCACATCTAAAAGCCTGAATAAATAGGCGCGGCTAGATGAGCCCGCCAAGAGACCAAGAACGGTTCATCCGGTAAGTGAGTACTTGCATAAATGGATAGCCATGATTTTGAATACGAAAACGTATCCCGGCGGATCAATAATTGACAAACCAAATCAGGCATGGGTGCAACTCTGGGAGCGCCTGTGCAATAGGGCATGAACGCCCGCACTGAAGCGAGCAGAGTTATACCCATGCCTATCGCAACAAAAGTACAAATTGTTTTGAGATGGCTTCTCCTATTTCTTGCGCCCTAAGGGGGCAATGTCATTGACTTAAGACTTTTAGCCCCCCCCCTTTTTAAGGGGGGACGGCGCTGAAAGCGCCAGGGGGATTTCAAAACAGCACAAATAAAGCGATACATTCAAACAATATTTCAAGGGCTGGCTTCATTTTATTCAGCCTTGCCCTTGCCACC from the Candidatus Hinthialibacter antarcticus genome contains:
- a CDS encoding tripartite tricarboxylate transporter substrate-binding protein — protein: MKSLGRMVLLALCVCVFFIGCAERESRFPSKPITIVVTWDAGGGTDALARSLAMHSSDAFGTVVNVLNRPGGSGAVGHSFGATARPDGYTVTMITYELCTYQPLGRVDLSPLNYKPVMQLNEDPAAITVHADSPWQTLAEFIEHAKQNPGAVTIGNSGPGAVWHIGALKIESETGVEFTHVPHNGAKPAVTQLLGKHIDAVSVSPAEVLQYLELGTLRCLGVMSDARFSSLPDVPTMREQGVELVHGTWRGLAAPPETPDAIIAQLKAGFKAGFDSAPFQESAKKALLGLRYRGPQEFKTFLGSEFEATSKLLSNNEALTQSGSEVNRFTVPLFYGGLLAFFCLVLFLRSMMTKTQCAPQEKNNNTLPAIVFLCIAVYAGMMFVVGYIISTLAFLALMLLLLGERRPLHVGAWSIGVTLIVYVIFKTVLDVPLPGVWGA
- a CDS encoding mandelate racemase/muconate lactonizing enzyme family protein, yielding MGDIFKKGNLHSRRSFLQTAGVAGLGASTLFSSIWTDEAIAQGVNRSSAPSELKITDLRIAVVQRAPMRVPVIRIDTNQGISGYGEVRDGGAKEYALFLKSRLLGENPCNVEKIFKKIKQFGHHGRQAGGVCGVEMALWDLAGKAYGVPVYQMLGGRYRDKIRMYCDTTYSDDPKIYAQRMKDRVKDGYTFLKMDLGANMLRDIPNTVTRPLGDWPSSYVKHPFTAMELTDKGIGILADFVGAIRDEVGYELPLAADHFGHIGVNSCIRLGKALEPYQMAWLEDLVPWEYTDMWRQITEAIDVPTLTGEDIYLKEEFIKLCDAHAVDMIHPDLASSGGILETKRIGDYAEAKGVAMAMHFAGTPISCMANVHCAAATQNFIALENHSVDVKWWDTMVDGISKPIINKGFITVPKGPGLGIEVNEEVIKEHLHPDEGGLFEPTEQWNEMRSWDRLWS